The sequence GTAAGAATCAGAAAAACACTTCTGTATATATTTCTCGATAAAAATTCATCCAAATACATCTGTGCAGAGACGTAAAACAAACCTCTTTCCAAAATGGCCGAGTCAAATTACAATTAGAACCAACAGAACAATTTGAATTTAATACAAATGctgattaatatttttattttttatatataattgcaACACAATGCTATGAATGAGACTGACACAaacataattttaaacattgagACGTAAACCAGAAATTATCCATGTTCTGATTTCAGTGTGCAACATTGAAGTTTACCATAGAAACTGGTCTTCAAATGATCAGCTTATtagaatatataatatatatataaaaaaatcctAAACAAATTACTTTACAAGTACAAACTAGTACTATAAAAGGCAAAAGAGAAAGAATAACGCTGACCTAAAATTTCTCACATTTCAATCTCTACGAATGAACAGTTCTTCCAAAGGGAAATGGAGGGTTATTAAACATGGGGTTCCTggaacagtttatttttttaaactttaataagAGCGGCAAcatatgctttttaaaaatcaaattaacTTTCACTATCTATAAACTAGGGTGTAATTTACTTAAATATTATGGTACTACAATTAATACCATATCAGTTTCTAataactgcatttaaaaaaaaaaaaaaaaaaaagactgtgcATTCTTAAAGCAACATGTATTTTCTTAAACACTGCAATATACATGGACcaaaaaaccaaaccaaaagacAACACATAAGCGATAAGGCCTTCATGGTTGGGGAGGGGACAAGGGGAAGATGTGGCACAGATGCATCTAAAGGCAGCATGCTTTTTCCTCTGCTCTCTCCAAGACTACTGTGGGATTTCAAACCTACAAAACTATTTTTTGGTCAAAGAATGCTGAGGAAGTTGCAGAGATGATGTCACAACAAACAGTTGAGAAGTTTGAGagggtaattaaaaaaaaaaaacttggagCAACCAATTGACGTTGTTCAGCTGACTTCAGGTCACTTTTCCCTCTCAACCCGATGCATTTACACCATATACAGGTGTAAAGTGGTACTGTAGGGCACCATTTAAAAAGCAGCACCTACTGCCCCCTAGTGAAAATCCTCTTAATATATTTGAGCTTTTAGATCCCAGACacagagtaaaataaaatgactaCACAGAGTGATAAACATTTGAAATAGACAATTATTCAACAAAAGGACTGACATTTGGCTTTGGTCCACTAGTGTAATGTGTAATGCATCTTATATTCAAACCCACTCATGCTACATGTAAATGAATTAACATTAAAAAGCACTGGAATTGAAACTGGGTTTTAAAGATGCTGAAAAAGACAGCAGTGATTTCAAGCTTTCTCCATTGAAGATCTAATGACAGGGAAGACCTGctaaataaagtttacaaatattGAACACACAGAGACTTCTGGAAAGGGAATTTAAAAATgcttccccccacacacatttcTTTACCCTACTGTATTACAAGTTCCAATGTAGTTTGAATCCAGGATAAAGCATCATTATAACTAATACTGCTTTTAAGAAGCAAATAGgtaaaatgacaacaaataaaaacttttctATACTGAAaagtgttttagttttgttttttttaaagtcacTGCAGAcctttattacatatattaacAGCAGCGATGGTGCCATCACTTAGGATAAATGTGCACATGATTCCAAAAGTcttattaattgtattgttactATAATTACACAAGACTGAAAATAGTTGCTTAAATAAATCATAGGGCATTTTAGTTTCATttctcaaattaaataaaaagaagaCCCACAGATGAACATAAAGATTTTAAATGTCACAATATAaatagtgttaaaaaaaaaaaaaaaacttaataagctttttgcagttttaaatattaacctttttgtgaaaacaattatataaaaaaaatctgtataaatggtgacaaacaaacaaatacaaaggaATAGGCCATTACAAGTAGACCATTAAATGCGAGACATATTTCCCAATGTCAGCCATTCAATtattaagaaacaaaaaaaatgcggAGAACAACTTAATTATCTCTTTTTTGTTGTATGTACTATAGCACAATTGTGACTAACAAGCCATTATTTTAAGAAAGTTCTACCTGTGAAGGGCAAACTTAACTCAAGACTAACACCATTTATGCATATCTGAAATTTACAGAAGGTTTTaaatgaacacaacacacaatgaTTTACAGAGTATTCCTCAATACTATTATTTTGTCTTTACTTAGCTGAATGAGACTTTGATGTCTCAGCCGTTTTATTCTGCTAGAAAGCATAACCATGAAgtctaaaaaaaaactactgtaAAATGTAACAGTCCCACGTCTGTCAATACTGTTccttgttgatttatttatatacatttttctctCAGCACCGTGATTTTTCAGTGCATCTGCTTTGATGACGAGATTATCTCGGCATATTTGCTTTGGGTAAATTGGTTGCTGTACACcaagtgagaaataaaaaataaggatCTAGGatgtctttttttcatttttttgagaAGCCTTCTGAACCACAGATTCTTCTGCAACTTGTGCTGCAATGACAAGGTCATGTTTCACCTTCTTAAGCGCAGCCATATTAAATCCTAATAAGACTGCTGCCTTATTCTTTTGGAGGGCTTTCATACATCTAGAACGCCTGGAGCCAAAGTGGCAGGCTACGTCAGTCTTATTGAACCACAGGCGAGACGCTAGTGTTTCGGCTTCTTTCTTGGATAGGTAGGGCTTTTTGTTGAAATATTTGGTGAGGAAATCCTTTCGTTCCTCAAAAGAACGCATTTCGAGGCCTGCAGGATCCAGAACCAATGGGAAAGCAGGCTCGCTTTGGGGAGCCACTTTTGGGGTGCTTTCTACAGTGTCAATCTTCCGCCGTTTCGCTGCCAAggcttccctctccctcttgttTGCTTCCACCGCTTCCCTCACAGCCAGTTCCAGCCTCAGTTTACTCTGAAGCTGTGGGTTGTCTTCCTGGGAGCTGGACGGCACCTGCTTTGTGGTTTCTTGTTCCATGGAGTAAAGGACTACCTTCTGGAGACCTCCATTCATTGTAATCATTGTCTGAACGCTGGAGTCAGGGTTCATCATTCTCTCCAGGTCTTTGGCAGTCTTGGGAGCACACCTGCAGCGCTGCACATGAACAGAGATGGCTTTGGGTGTGGTTTTGCCAGTGTACACACCACAACAGTATATGCACTTGAAAGCAGGAGTCTTCAGAATTGCATGGATTGTGGGCATGATGTGGTGCTTTACCTTTAAATGCAGTTCATAATCATCTACGCTCTGTAGCTTTTCTGGGCAAAAGGGACAGTCAGTGCAGTGATTTTTTAAAGGGATCTGGCAGATTCCCCGTTTGGGCACTGGAAACATCTTGATGTAAATCAGGTCAAGAGTGCCAGTCACCAGGGCCAGATTTAACTCACTTAACTTGTTTCCTAACATCTCTTTAGGCGCAGATGTGGTAATGTCAAAGTAGGGGAACAAGAGCTCCCCTTGGTCACTGGAATAAAGTCGGTATTCATTTTTCAGGAATTCACAGTTCGCAGTCTGTGAGGGACTGTGCTCCACATTGGTATGATCTATGAGTTGTTTGATGGAGTAGAACATTGCTGGACAGTATAAGCAGTTAAGTCCATGCAACAAGTGCTCAAAAAAACCATTTGCTGAAAGCTGGATGTTACAGAGCAGGCATCGGATGGATTTGTCTTTCACCCTCCTCAGAAATGGTGCACGGACAGCTATTCCTTTTGGCGTACTGCTGCGCTTGGTAGAAGGCTGCTTATGAGCCACCTCTATGTGTACTTGGTACACATTAGAGGGAAAGAGCTCATTACAAACAGGACATGTTATCCACTTCTTGGCTTCCTTGGATGCAGAGTTCAGTGCCGGCTGGGCAGGGGGCTTAATTGGCTGCGACTGTAAAGCTGCACTAGGCTGAGTCACTGGTACAGATGCTGTATTGAGGGTTTGGGTGCCACCAGACTGAACAGGCATGGTGACCTGCACAGGTGCCAGCGTGTAGGTAGGCAAGCCATTGACTTTGTTGCCCGTG is a genomic window of Amia ocellicauda isolate fAmiCal2 chromosome 10, fAmiCal2.hap1, whole genome shotgun sequence containing:
- the adnp2b gene encoding activity-dependent neuroprotector homeobox protein 2b, whose protein sequence is MYQLPVLNLEKIRKSRKRVKNILLDIGLQDCKDLLGELQSFDAGDKYFNNTEWTDLSEADHNGRRKKKPRYRTNLFCCSLCKFSARTLYSYRGHVQRCHEEEQDLEALSGCPACPFVAHPKVINQHFKIFHSMQRKNLAASQQLATEAAPISSERFSCRQCPYQDSLYYCMKKHILLSHYTSFLNRYFGQRTESEMRNGGPHTLKFYCKMCSLPADSSEHLLYHILTSDKHKELEINLKALMYEQSKYGKRFHQQRLLAPKAKVQQHIVKLPLVPGTSDKQVPQYMQNLPQGLAGPSPEGSSTTSLSSTVVPAVRGAVGSVPVVHGSPNGTGTLVCTAGSSHAYLPPPASALVQLASAEAKGLLPPGSAVATLQNSQPPRGVSASMPPRGSAAASVLQATVGGLRKGPVSTTLASITDTASKQLPVSVGVPVQQQQQQQQQQQQQQQQQQQQRLTLLPSGLPVSVQNKLGVRVPGSQPLLVTQRLPLNQGGSGNNSAKGAMLSSQSVISQLIPTGNKVNGLPTYTLAPVQVTMPVQSGGTQTLNTASVPVTQPSAALQSQPIKPPAQPALNSASKEAKKWITCPVCNELFPSNVYQVHIEVAHKQPSTKRSSTPKGIAVRAPFLRRVKDKSIRCLLCNIQLSANGFFEHLLHGLNCLYCPAMFYSIKQLIDHTNVEHSPSQTANCEFLKNEYRLYSSDQGELLFPYFDITTSAPKEMLGNKLSELNLALVTGTLDLIYIKMFPVPKRGICQIPLKNHCTDCPFCPEKLQSVDDYELHLKVKHHIMPTIHAILKTPAFKCIYCCGVYTGKTTPKAISVHVQRCRCAPKTAKDLERMMNPDSSVQTMITMNGGLQKVVLYSMEQETTKQVPSSSQEDNPQLQSKLRLELAVREAVEANKREREALAAKRRKIDTVESTPKVAPQSEPAFPLVLDPAGLEMRSFEERKDFLTKYFNKKPYLSKKEAETLASRLWFNKTDVACHFGSRRSRCMKALQKNKAAVLLGFNMAALKKVKHDLVIAAQVAEESVVQKASQKNEKKTS